The sequence below is a genomic window from Streptomyces sp. V1I1.
GGGTCGGCGACGCGGCCGTCAGCTTCACCGTCGGCCGCGCCCGCCCCGAGGACGTACGACTGATCGCCACCGCCGAAGCGGCCCTGGAGGCGGGCATCGCGGCGGCCGTCGTCGGCAACCGCATCGGCGACATCGCCCACGCCATCGGCCGCGTGTGCCGCTCGGCGGGGTACGGCATCCCGGACGGCTTCGGGGGCCACGGCGTGGGCCGCCACATGCACGAGGACCCCGGCGTGCCCAACGAGGGACGCCCGGGACGGGGCATGCCGCTGCGCCACGGCATGGTGCTGGCGATCGAGCCGATGGTGATCGGCAGCGGCACGGACCGCCACTACACGGCGCGCGACGGCTGGACGGTCCGTACGGCGGACGGCAGCCGGGCCTCCCACGCGGAGCACACGGTGGCGATCACGGACGACGGCCCCCGCATCCTCACTGCCCTGTAGCCCCGGATCTAGTTGTTCTGCAGGAAGTCCCTGGCAAGGGCCTCACCGAGGGTCACGGCACCATCGTGGCTCTCGATCGGCGACACCAGGGAGTTCTCGAACAGGATGTACGTGACCCCCGACTCGGCGCCGCCGCCCATGGGGTCGGGGTTGATACCGAGGGCCTCGGCGGTGGCGTACGAGGCCTCGCCGATGATCCCTGTGGGTCCCGTGTCGCCCACGACCGCGTACTGGACCCGGCCCTCATAGATGACGGCGGCGACCGTTCCGCCCGTGATCCTCGACGAGCCGTAGTCCCAGATCCCGCTCTCGGGCACGACGATGTACGGCAGTGTCTCGGCGTTCAACTGCGCACCGTCGGACTGCTGGAAGGTGGTCGCGTCCTGGAACCACGGGTCGGTCGCGGCATTGCACCGGTCGGTCGGCTGGCCGTCGCAGTCGATGTCCATGTCGGCCTGCCAGAACACGGCCCCGTTCTTGGCGCAGACCGGTATGTTCGCGGGCGCGCTCTCGTCTGTCCGGTATCCGCCGTTCGATATCTGCTGGCAGTCATTGACCTTGGCGAGCAGGTCGGACGCGCTGACTGACCCCTCGTAGCTCGCGAAGTCGTTGCTGGCGGCACCCCAGGGGTTGGGGTTGGGGT
It includes:
- the map gene encoding type I methionyl aminopeptidase encodes the protein MVEIKTDTSIEAMREAGRIVAQALTAVREAAATGVSLRDLDRAARAVLDEAGAGSPFLDYRPQWAPTPFPAVICTSVNDAIVHGIPDDYRLHDGDLVSIDCGAIRGGWVGDAAVSFTVGRARPEDVRLIATAEAALEAGIAAAVVGNRIGDIAHAIGRVCRSAGYGIPDGFGGHGVGRHMHEDPGVPNEGRPGRGMPLRHGMVLAIEPMVIGSGTDRHYTARDGWTVRTADGSRASHAEHTVAITDDGPRILTAL
- a CDS encoding glycoside hydrolase family 75 protein, giving the protein MCIRHAALAAAAGSALLAAAALPADALADPNPNPWGAASNDFASYEGSVSASDLLAKVNDCQQISNGGYRTDESAPANIPVCAKNGAVFWQADMDIDCDGQPTDRCNAATDPWFQDATTFQQSDGAQLNAETLPYIVVPESGIWDYGSSRITGGTVAAVIYEGRVQYAVVGDTGPTGIIGEASYATAEALGINPDPMGGGAESGVTYILFENSLVSPIESHDGAVTLGEALARDFLQNN